Below is a genomic region from Brassica oleracea var. oleracea cultivar TO1000 chromosome C9, BOL, whole genome shotgun sequence.
AATATGTATTAAATTAAAATTAATTATAAAAGCTAGTACTATTGCCCCCTTTTTGTTTCATTTTTTAAGTTTAGCTTTTGTGTTTGGGTTGTTGTGGAGATGTAATTATCGTATGCATCTTGATTGGTTGGAAGGATAAATAAACTTATATATTGGGGGCATATATATAAGCTATCCTTTGTCATGTATTGGTGTGTGCTTTTTTGTTTAATTAATAATATAAATTATAAATTTTATAATTGATATGATTATGTTATCATCATTTGTCCCCATTCCCCCCTGGTATACCTAGTTTTTTTTTGTATTGGAGTATTGTAGTGAATCCTTTTTAATCAACATGAATATCATTAAAACAATTATTAGTGTGATTTAAAATTAAACAGCGATATTTAATGATAGTTATATAAAATAATATAGTTTTCTTAGAATGTTTCATGGAAAACATTTTTTGATTGGTAACCAAATTCATATTTTGGAGAGTTTCTTATTTGATTATTTAGTTTAATATTATCCCTCAGCTTTATGTTTTATGTCATTTTAATTAAGCAGGAAAATTTATAGATTTTTTTTTCATTTTAAATACATATATGAAATCTTTGGTAATACAAAAGGGCAGACATTCAATCAATTATCAAAGAAATTTGAAAATTCAGTGGCAGTATTAACGTTTACTGCACATACTCAACATTTATTAAACATGGTATCATGAAGATTTATATGTGGCTATGAAGATACTTAACGTCAATATCTTGTAGTTGCTTTTGCATTCGTCTTCTCAAAATATCATTTGTATACTTGGATCGCTGTGAGCGAACGAGGCAAAGGTTTTATCTTTCACCTTTTTTTCTTTTTAATACCATTTATTATAAATTTGTTGGTTTTGTGTCGCTACGATTTGAGTGTTAACTTTATGTTGGCGAGAAAAAAAATATTATGTTGTCACAGAAAAAAAAATTATATAAATATGAAACGGAACACAAACATCAACAAAAAATAAATTATCCCACTATCGGATGTCCTATTCTTCCCATATATGTGAACGGAACCTACACACTTGTTCAAAATCATTTCGCTATTTGGCTGTTTCTTCCGATTTGTTTAATTTAAAACAAATATAATCGAAAAATACGATCTCATCTCTAACGATCAGCTATTATTGATTTGTAAATGACATGATACAATTATTAGGTATGACTATTTATAAATATGTGTGCATGTGTTTTTAAAGATCTATAAAACGTATTTTCTTTTCTAAAGATCTATAAAATGACCATAGATATGGCTGTCCAGTTAACTTGATTTAACCGCATGCATTAGTGTTGTTGTGCTCTTGAATTTGATCCATTGTAAGAAGAGTGTTTTACGCCTTTAAAAGTATTAGCAAAGTCTGATTGTGGGCCAAGAGAAAATTAAAGTCCATAGCCCGAACTCTCCTGAAATTGTTTTAAAAAAATTCTATAAAACGTATATTGTAGCTTACATGTGAGTGCATGTATAAATTTACAGAAGAAATTAAAGCAAACAAAAGTTGAGTTACGATTCTGGCCTTTTGAGTGGCGGTTGTCTTTACGCGCTTATCTCTCTTCATTTCTCCTTCGTTTCACTTTGAGGCAGGCCGGCTCAGTAAATTTTTTTGCCTAAAGCAAAATAAAAAATTGGCGCCCCAGTGTAATCGAACTGAAATTACTGATATATTTTGCCGCATAAAGCACTAGATTTGTCAGCTTTAGAGCATCTTTAACGGGATAGCTTAGACCATGCGCATCGGGGTATTTAGTGAGGTTCACGGGCTCGAGTTCTAAGGTCCGGGTGATTAAAATGAAATATAAAATGGGTCTGTTTCGATGAAGCGGGCCTTGCACTTGATCCGGTATCAAGCGGTTTTAGCCACATGTCAGTTGTTTAATTGATGAAAGATTCCGCGTAGAGGGGGAGGAAAGAAGGGTTTCCCCGTGTCTCTCCTCATTTTCTCTTCTCGAAAAAAAGCTAGGGTTTGTGTGTGAGAGGCGATTTTACGAGCGACGCCGAGTCTCTGAGTTGTTTGTGTGTGAATCGACGACGGACTGTCTTCTCGACGACCTGAGGTTAGTATCGAGTAGATTGACGGTTTAATTTGGTCGATTTTGCTCGAAATCGTTTTCGCAGATTTCAAATCAATTTTGGGGTTTTCGAGTTTGGGATGAAAATCGATAGAGGGTTTTCGATTAATTGATGTAAATCGGCATGCTCGTTTCATTTAGGGTTAGTTTCTGTGAGATTTCAAATCGATAGAGGGGTTTGGAGTTAGGGTTCTAAATTGATTCGGTTTTTCGTTTGATAGTTCTAAATTTATTATATTGTTTGGATTTTAATGTTCAAATTCATTCGATTTGTTTTATAGATGGATCCCACAGAAGAGAGAAGTCATTCAAAGAAGCAAAAGGACTACGTCAACATGCTATCATACACTTGCGATTCTGAATACGGCATTCCGAGAAGGTGTACCTGTGGTGGGAGAATCATAGACGAAGTTCGAGTGAAACAGGAGTACGATACTCAATCCGGGAAGCGGTTCTTCACCTGTGCCAACCACGAGGTAAGACACTGATGACCATTTCGATTCATTTATGTTTTTAGAAAATGGTTTTCTGATATTTTTTTGTTTATAAACAAGGCTGATGGGTTTCACTACCGTCAGCCTTGGGTGATTGGTGTCCAGGAGCAGATCGAAAGCTTGACTAAGCGTCTGGAGGAGGCTGAGCAGCTGTTGAATTAAACCTCTAAACACCAAACCAAAATCACACAAACCTCTAAACACAATGGATCCTTCTTCCCGTAACTCTCACGGGTTTGTTAACTTGTTAGCTTCGCAGAGCAGTCCACCAATAGACATAGACTCTGCTGAAGCACATGTTACCTCTCCCGGGTTAGTTAAACCAGCGAAAAGGAGAAAGTGGTCAACCAAAGAAGACATTGTGCTGATCAGTGCTTGGTTGAACACCAGCAAGGATCCCATAGTGAGCAATGAACAGAAGCTAGGATCGTTTTGGAAGAGGATAGAAGAGTATTTCAATTCAACTCCTCACCTCGTTGGCTCCCTTCCAAGAGAGTGGAGTCAATGTAAGCAGAGGTGGGGAAGGGTGAATGCGGAGGTCTGCAAGTTTGTGGGATGCCATGAAAGCGCGTTGAAGGAGCAGACGAGTGGGCAAACAGAGAATGATGTCATGAAGCTTGCTCATGACATCTTCTTCAATGACTATAATGTCAAGTTCTGTCTTGAACATTGCTGGAGGGAACTTAGGTTCGATCAGAAATGGAGATCACACTGTCAGCCGAAGGAGAAAAGGAAGGAAAGTGGTCCGGAGGTGGTGAGTGCTGAGGAAGAGGTTAGGCCTCCGGGTGTCAAGGCCAGCAAAGCTGCCAAATGGATGTGGTGAGTGCTGAGGAAGAGGTTAGGCCTCCGGGTGTCAAGGCCAGCAAAGCTGCCAAACGCAAGAAGCCGAACGAGGCAGCTTATGAACAGATACAGAGCATCCTAGCTCAGAAAAACACCCTTTCCAATAAAAAAATCCTAGATCGTCTCTTAGCCAAAAACATTGAAACACTATCTGATCATGAAGTGGCGCTTAAGAATAAGCTTATCTCTGAAATGCTTTGATTTGGTTAGTGTAATAGGTTATTTTGCTTTGATTGTGTTAGTGTAATAGCTGCTTAAGAATAAGCTTATCTCTTGTTTTGCTTACTCATTGTGTTCTATTTTGTTTTGCAGGTCACGGGTTGGAAGGCCAGGGTGTTGCAGGTCACGGGTTGGAAGGTTGCGGGGTGTTGCAGGTGAAGGATTTTGTTTGTTTCTATATGTTATTTGTGGATANNNNNNNNNNNNNNNNNNNNNNNNNNNNNNNNNNNNNNNNNNNNNNNNNNNNNNNNNNNNNNNNNNNNNNNNNNNNNNNNNNNNNNNNNNNNNNNNNNNNNNNNNNNNNNNNNNNNNNNNNNNNNNNNNNNNNNNNNNNNNNNNNNNNNNNNNNNNNNNNNNNNNNNNNNNNNNNNNNNNNNNNNNNNNNNNNNNNNNNNNNNNNNNNNNNNNNNNNNNNNNNNNNNNNNNNNNNNNNNNNNNNNNNNNNNNNNNNNNNNNNNNNNNNNNNNNNNNNNNNNNNNNNNNNNNNNNNNNNNNNNNNNNNNNNNNNNNNNNNNNNNNNNNNNNNNNNNNNNNNNNNNNNNNNNNNNNNNNNNNNNNNNNNNNNNNNNNNNNNNNNNNNNNNNNNNNNNNNNNNNNNNNNNNNNNNNNNNNNNNNNNNNNNNNNNNNNNNNNNNNNNNNNNNNNNNNNNNNNNNNNNNNNNNNNNNNNNNNNNNNNNNNNNNNNNNNNNNNNNNNNNNNNNNNNNNNNNNNNNNNNNNNNNNNNNNNNNNNNNNNNNNNNNNNNNNNNNNNNNNNNNNNNNNNNNNNNNNNNNNNNNNNNNNNNNNNNNNNNNNNNNNNNNNNNNNNNNNNNNNNNNNNNNNNNNNNNNNNNNNNNNNNNNNNNNNNNNNNNNNNNNNNNNNNNNNNNNNNNNNNNNNNNNNNNNNNNNNNNNNNNNNNNNNNNNNNNNNNNNNNNNNNNNNNNNNNNNNNNNNNNNNNNNNNNNNNNNNNNNNNNNNNNNNNNNNNNNNNNNNNNNNNNNNNNNNNNNNCAATCGGGAGATACATATGACGAATATCTCCGTCTTGGTGACAGTACATCACGTTTATGTTTGGAAAATTTCACTAATGCAATAATACTATTGTTTGGAAATGAGTATCTACGAAAACCTACACCTGAGGATCTTCAACGATTACTCGATGTTGGAGAGGTACGCGGGTTTCCAGGGATGGTAGGCAGCCTCGATTGTATGCATTGGGAGTGGAAAAACTGCCCAACGGCTTGGAGAGGNNNNNNNNNNNNNNNNNNNNNNNNNNNNNNNNNNNNNNNNNNNNNNNNNNNNTTTAGAAGCTGTGGCATCACAAGATCTTTGGATATGACACGCATTTTTCGGATTACCAGGTACCCTCAACAATATCAATGTTATTGATCGGTCACCAGTTTTTGATGACATCTTACAAGGTCGAGCACCTAAAGTAAAGTTCAAGTTCAACAACCACACTTATCGTATGCCCTATTATCTTACTGACGGAATTTATCCAAATTGGTCAAAATTTATCCAATTCATCCCACTTCCTCAAGGTCGTAAGGCATAGCTATTTGCTGAACATCAAGAATCCTGTAGAAAAGATGTCGAACGGGCTTTTGGAGTTTTGCAATCGAGGTTTGCAATTGTTAAAAAGCAAAAGTTTGGTGATGAAGATGAATAAGCTTTGTATGTTCTTCAATTTCTCAATTTATGTAATCTACTCTTAATGTATTGAATAAAAAGTTTTCAAATATTTTATAATATATTTTAATGTTTTATTCATGTATTATGAATATTTTGAAATTTTTTAAAATTATAATAAATATTATTATTTTATTCCTATGAACTCTTTCTTGAGGTTCACCAATGCAGAAAACAACAAATACAGTTTCATAACTATTCACGGACCCACCAAAATATATTAAAAAATCTTTATGATCCCCATGGGGGTTCACCAATGCTCATGCTCTTAGGAAGGGAGTGCTTAGAAAAAATTAGTTTAATAATCGGTAAGCCCCACCCAAAATGTAACGGCCGCTGTTTGATGCTCCCAAATAAGCGCCGCTGTTTGATGCTTACAGATAAACGTTGAATTATGTGGATTGTTTGTATTGTTCGTGGGCCGCCACGTGTCGGTGGGGTCAGCAATTGGTTTTTTCTTTTTTCTTTTTTAATCAGATAAAAAAAATTAAAAAAAATAAGCTCATGTTTTTTTTGAGGGGGATCTCTCCGGTCACAGCTCATGTTTTTACGGTAGATCGATCTCTTTTCCACCTCTTTTTTTCCTTGTAAATTGGATCTTTTATCGACGTAAGTGTTAAAGTTCGTCTAAAGGTTCTCTCTTTCTCGTTTGGCCGAAGCGGTTAGATCTGATTGTGCAGCGGATCTACATGTTGATTTAGTTGGTCTGGTGGCTCGTCAGACAACGGCTTGCTCTCTCTGCTAGAGGACAGTGGAGAGGCTCGTTGGACTTTGTAAATGAGTCATCGGGGCAAAGAATTTAGCACCATGGTTGTGAGGGTTCTCATCGGTGACAGATCTTTCTACGGGGATTGTGGTTTCCCTCGAGATGCATATTTTCAAAGCGAACCTTGGTGCTTTAGGTTTGACCTCGCTTGATTGTTGTTTCGGGCT
It encodes:
- the LOC106314251 gene encoding glutathione S-transferase T3-like, encoding MDPSSRNSHGFVNLLASQSSPPIDIDSAEAHVTSPGLVKPAKRRKWSTKEDIVLISAWLNTSKDPIVSNEQKLGSFWKRIEEYFNSTPHLVGSLPREWSQCKQRWGRVNAEVCKFVGCHESALKEQTSGQTENDVMKLAHDIFFNDYNVKFCLEHCWRELRFDQKWRSHCQPKEKRKESGPEVVSAEEEVRPPGVKASKAAKWMW